The sequence AATGCCGCTCGTCGTGAACCCGCCCGGTGAGCCCGCCGGGCCTCCGGTCCCCGCCCTTCCGGCGGGGCGCCCCGCGCCTCCCGTCCCATCCGCGCCGGCCGCGTCCCCGTCGCCGTTCGGAGACATGGTCCTGGTGATCGAGGCGGTGGAGTCGAGCTGGGTCTCGGCCCGGATCGACGGCGGGGATACCAAGGAAGTCTTCCTCCAGCCCGGACAGAAGGTCACTTGGAAGGCGTCGGACCATTTTCTGGTGAGCTTCGGGAACGCGGGCGGGGTGAAGATCCAGTTCAACGGCAAGTCGCTTCCGCCCTTCGGCCCGAAAGGCGCCGTCGTCAAGGACGTCAAGATCAGCCGGCAGTAGCGCGGTTTCATCTTCCCCCTTTTCCCGCCGCAAATTTTATGATACACTTCACAACCTGTCGCGCCGGCGTAGCTCAGTGGTAGAGCAGCTGATTCGTAATCAGCAGGTCGGTGGTTCAATCCCACTCGCCGGCTCCATTTATTTTCAAGCAGTTGTGAGTCTCCGATATTCTCAAAAGGTATTTTGCTACCACCGTTTGCTACCATGAGTTTTTTCTTGCCTTCCTCAATCAGCTTTTTCTGAGCCTCCGAATAGATCGAATCCAGCCGGTTGACGTTCGCTTTATTGCCTTTAGGGAGCCATCGGCCGTACAAATTGACCGTCAGCCGGATATCCGAGTGGCCGAGCATATCCGAGACGTAGGCCACGGACACCCCTTCGGCCAGGAGTTGAGACGCAAAAGTATGGCGTAGGCTGTAGGGGATGAAGTGGCCCGGCAATTCTGCCCATTTCAGGACACGCTTAAACACCTTTCGGACCTTGGATTCGTCCAGATAGCCGCCGACCTCGTTCGTGAACACGATCGAAGGGATCTCGCGGTCCTTCCCCATCGCTTCCAATTCACATTTGACACGCCATTCTTTCAGACCCTCCGAAACCATGTCCGACATATCCACCACGCGGGGGCGGTTGGTCTTGGTGGCTTTCACCACCTGACCCACAAATTGAGAGGGTCAGGTCTTTACTTTTGCATAGAACTTGAAAAATCTTATGCGCTGCTGAGCATGGCCGTTTAAAACACGTCTTCGTGCTCGCCCACATTTGTGACAATCATATCCTTTCCCAAAATCCGATAGGTTACGAAACAGATTTCTTTCCGAAATGATTAAATTTCCAAATCCAATAAAATCTTGCTTCGTAGGTGAAACAAATATCCATGGGGACCTGATCTTGATCTGAGGCCTACTTCCACAATCCCTTCCCGGTGTCCCTCGCCTTGCGCTCAAGCCGCCTGAAGTCATCCATGGCTCCATTTAACCCATATTAATAGCCATACTTTTGTATTGCTTTTTTCACGCGTCTATGGTAGGTTATCTCCATGGGGAAAACCCGCTTTGAATGGGATGAGGAGAAAGACAAGGAAAATCAAGCCAAACACAACGTCTCCTTTTCAGAGGCCCAGCAGGCGTTCCTTGACCCTCAACGTGTCATTGCCGAGGATGTTGACCATAGCAAGGAAGAAGAGCGATTTTACTGTCTCGGCCGTGTGGGTAACGGCATCATGACTGTGAGGTTCACCTATCGCGGTGATGTCATCCGCATTTATGGTGCGGGATATTGGAGAAAAGGGAGGAAGATATATGAAGAGGAAAATAAAATATTCTGAAGAACCGATGGGTAAACTGAGGGTCATCAAGGATTTTCTTCCTCCGCCGGATCAGTTGGTCTTGAAGGAGGAAAACGTCAAGGTGACGATCTCTTTGAAAAAATCGAGCATTGAGTTTTTCAAGAAACAGGCCAAAAAACAGCATACGTCGTATCAAAGAATGATCAGGCAGGTTATCGACTGGTACACGTCACATTATCAAAAGAGCGCCTAACCATTGGACAGGGGAAACGGTCCCCGGATCGGGCCGTCCCTCGGTCTTAGGTTAGGCCTATTTCCATAAAGGGGTCAAGTCTGCTCTTGACTCATGTTGATGATTCTGCAAATGTCCGCCCATATCGCGAGACATTTTCGGCTACCTCTTAGCTACCACAGTGCCCATACTTAGGCATACTTGCCCAATTCATGGGTTACTCTACATCCTTCTTTTCTCATCAGGGAAGTTCCGGAAAGGTATTCTTGGAAATATCGGCGGGCTTTTCGTAATCAGCAGGTCGGTGGTTCAATCCCACTCGCCGGCTCCGTATTATAGGGACTCGCGTCGCCCCCAAACCAAAGGGACCGGATACCGGATGAAGGATGCTGGCAATGGAAATATTTTTCACTCGCATTGATCATCCCGCATCTTGCATCTGATCCGCCTTCCCCTCTCGCTCGCCTTCTCGCTGGATAAATAATTTATAGGTCTTGCGTCGCCGGTGACGGGAGAGTATCCATTCAGTATGAACGGGTAAGATTTGACTCCCGGCGAATAGTCTGTTAATGTTGAACCTATGAAAACAAATCTTAAACCGCAATTTATCACGGATGAAAAGGGGAGAAAAACCTCGGTCGTGATCGACCTTCGGGATTACAAGAACCTCATGGAGTATCTCGAAGACTTGGAAGACGCCAATGATCTGCTGAAGGCCGAGCGGGAAGCGGCGGGGTTTATCCCCTATGAGCGTATTCGGAAGAAACTGCGCGCCGGACGTCGGTCTTGACCTATCGCATCCTGGTCGAAAAACGGATCGAAAAGGAGTTCCGGCGCATCCCGGCACATGACCGGCAACGAATCGATCGGGCCATCCTCGAATTAGCCTCCAATCCTCGCCCTCACGGTTGTAAAAAACTGACGGATAAAGAAGGTTATCGTGTTCGAGTAGGGGACTATCGTGTCCTTTATGCAGTTGATGACCAGAGCAGGACGGTTGTGATTTATCGTGTCAAGATCCGCAATGAGAAGACCTACAAATAATCAGCGGGTCGGCGGTTCAATCCGCCTAAGGCGGATCAATCCCACTCGCCGGCTCCATTTATAATCTGCGGTTTTGTCACTGAACCACTGATTAATTATTTCTCTTTTTAATCCTTGTTGCGTCTGCTTGCGGAGTTTCCTCGCCATCCCGGATTTTTCATCGGTTTCTCTAATTCCTCTCAAAGGCCGTCTTCCGGTGTGAAAGCGCAAGGGCGTCGTCCGGAATCCGCCGCGAGTTTTAACCTATTGTTAATATCGCATTGAGGAAGTTGTAACAGTGCGCTGCTATGATCGACGCGATTCAAGATTTTTAAAAAAGGAGGATCACCCATGCAGGAGATGAGCATCGACGACACGTTGTTCCGGAAAAGAAAGTTCATGGATCTAAAAACAAGGGCGGCAACACTGGGTCTGTTGCTTACGGCCTTGGCGGGCACGGCGTCCGCCCACGAAGCTTCCGTTCCCAAAGGCATTCCGAACCTGGACCACGTTTTTGTGATCATGATGGAGAATCACGCGTACGGCCAGATTGTGGACAACCCGAACGCGCCGTTCACCAACAGCCTGGCGAAGTCCGCCAATTCCGCGACGAATTACTTCGCGATCGCCCACCCCAGTCTGACCAACT is a genomic window of Nitrospiria bacterium containing:
- a CDS encoding BrnT family toxin, whose translation is MGKTRFEWDEEKDKENQAKHNVSFSEAQQAFLDPQRVIAEDVDHSKEEERFYCLGRVGNGIMTVRFTYRGDVIRIYGAGYWRKGRKIYEEENKIF
- a CDS encoding CopG family transcriptional regulator; amino-acid sequence: MGKLRVIKDFLPPPDQLVLKEENVKVTISLKKSSIEFFKKQAKKQHTSYQRMIRQVIDWYTSHYQKSA
- a CDS encoding type II toxin-antitoxin system RelE/ParE family toxin, encoding MTYRILVEKRIEKEFRRIPAHDRQRIDRAILELASNPRPHGCKKLTDKEGYRVRVGDYRVLYAVDDQSRTVVIYRVKIRNEKTYK